The genomic interval CTGAATGGGAGGAAGCAGGTGTGGGTGGGGAGCAAGAATTGGATAGGAGGAAGAGggtgtcagggagcagggggctggatgggaggaagggggtgggcaCCCAGGGGAAGAGGCTGGATGGGAGGAAGAGGGGTGTGGTAAGGGGCCTAGAtgggaggaaaggggtgggggggcaggggacaaggTGGGAAGAAGGGGTGTGTGGGCAGGGGCAAGGGCTG from Chelonia mydas isolate rCheMyd1 chromosome 17, rCheMyd1.pri.v2, whole genome shotgun sequence carries:
- the LOC119563913 gene encoding LOW QUALITY PROTEIN: amelogenin, X isoform-like (The sequence of the model RefSeq protein was modified relative to this genomic sequence to represent the inferred CDS: substituted 1 base at 1 genomic stop codon); this encodes MQPLPLGAHPLPPIQPPAPXHPLPPIQFLLPTHTCFLPFSPLPPIQPPIPTPLPPIQP